From a region of the Caldilineales bacterium genome:
- a CDS encoding YgeY family selenium metabolism-linked hydrolase, whose product MTIPPHLAEAAEKVKGQAETIAQAQIAFLSDLIRLKTYTGEEGPAVERTLAEFHALGFGQARTDAIGDALAQVGDGRFHLLYDAHLDENEIADERDWPHPPLEPTLAGGKLYGLGASDCKGGVAAIVYGAHLAARLDLTADCTVTVQGSTLEEDAEGFAMRHLLTREPFPRPDAVLLAEATDLTLAQGQRGRCEIKVRVPGVAAHASTPHLGDNAILKARPVLDALEAMTPHLPVDPVFGQDTQVVTMIGSPRTPNAVPAWCEITVDRRLGSGQTPESVVTVIRQALAGLEATVELPIQPVRSWTGVDLSGPAFFPGWLLPEDDPLMVAGKLTCQALWGQAPPVTAWKFSTNGTYSAGVAGIPTLGYGPQEAQFAHTPLDQIDLQKLLKATMFYALFPLVYSQVRRVIGY is encoded by the coding sequence ATGACCATCCCCCCCCACCTCGCTGAGGCGGCGGAGAAGGTGAAGGGCCAGGCCGAGACCATCGCCCAGGCCCAAATCGCCTTTCTCTCCGACCTGATCCGCCTGAAAACGTACACGGGCGAGGAAGGCCCGGCGGTCGAGCGCACCCTGGCCGAGTTCCATGCCCTGGGATTCGGCCAGGCCCGCACCGACGCCATCGGCGACGCCCTGGCCCAGGTCGGCGACGGCCGCTTTCACCTGCTCTACGACGCCCATCTGGACGAGAACGAGATCGCGGACGAGCGCGATTGGCCGCACCCGCCCCTGGAACCGACCCTCGCCGGCGGCAAGCTGTACGGGTTGGGCGCCTCCGACTGCAAGGGCGGCGTCGCCGCCATCGTCTACGGCGCCCACCTGGCCGCCCGGCTGGACCTCACCGCCGATTGCACGGTCACGGTGCAAGGCTCGACCCTGGAAGAGGACGCCGAGGGCTTCGCCATGCGCCACCTGCTCACCCGCGAGCCTTTCCCCCGGCCCGATGCCGTGCTCCTGGCCGAGGCCACCGACCTCACCCTGGCCCAGGGCCAGCGCGGGCGCTGCGAAATCAAGGTGCGGGTGCCGGGCGTGGCCGCGCACGCCAGCACACCCCACCTGGGCGACAACGCCATCCTCAAAGCCAGGCCTGTGCTTGACGCCCTGGAAGCGATGACCCCCCACCTGCCCGTGGACCCCGTCTTCGGCCAGGATACACAGGTCGTGACCATGATCGGCTCCCCGCGCACGCCCAACGCCGTGCCCGCCTGGTGCGAGATCACGGTCGATCGCCGGCTGGGTTCCGGCCAGACGCCCGAAAGCGTGGTGACGGTCATCCGACAGGCGCTGGCGGGCCTGGAAGCGACGGTCGAGCTGCCGATCCAGCCGGTGCGCTCGTGGACGGGCGTCGATCTCAGCGGCCCCGCCTTCTTCCCCGGCTGGCTGCTGCCCGAGGACGACCCGTTGATGGTCGCGGGCAAACTGACCTGCCAGGCGCTGTGGGGCCAGGCGCCGCCAGTGACGGCCTGGAAATTCAGCACCAACGGTACGTACTCTGCCGGGGTGGCCGGCATCCCCACCCTCGGTTACGGCCCCCAGGAAGCTCAATTCGCCCACACCCCCCTCGACCAGATCGACCTGCAAAAGCTGCTGAAAGCGACGATGTTTTATGCCTTGTTTCCGCTGGTTTATAGCCAGGTGAGAAGGGTTATTGGTTATTAG
- a CDS encoding thiamine pyrophosphate-dependent dehydrogenase E1 component subunit alpha: MPPSPLDLYRRMLLIRQFELRAINERKSGLIPGFIHACIGQEATAVGACAVLNPDDVITSTHRGHGHLIAKGGDPKYMMAELAARSDGYCGGKGGSLHMTDFDLGILGANGIVAGGIPVAVGAALAFQMRGEERVALAFFGDGAVNEGAFHEAANLAGLWKLPVIFFCENNLYGEGTPQHKQAPVPDLSIRAASYGFPGLIVDGNDVLAVYEATSQAAARARAGDGPTFVEGKTYRHRGHYEGDPMVYRTREELEFWKQRDPLTRLRYQLLSDGLAGETDLDAIAAAIKQEMDEAVAFAIASPAPAPNTALTGVYGETHGGRVF, from the coding sequence ATGCCCCCCTCGCCCCTCGACCTCTACCGCCGCATGCTCCTCATCCGCCAATTCGAGCTGCGGGCCATCAACGAGCGTAAATCGGGCCTCATCCCCGGCTTCATCCACGCCTGCATCGGCCAGGAAGCCACGGCCGTGGGCGCCTGCGCCGTCCTGAACCCCGACGACGTGATCACTAGCACGCATCGCGGGCACGGGCATCTCATCGCCAAAGGCGGCGACCCCAAATACATGATGGCCGAGTTGGCTGCGCGCAGCGACGGCTATTGCGGCGGCAAGGGCGGCAGCCTGCACATGACCGATTTCGACCTGGGCATCCTCGGCGCCAACGGCATCGTCGCCGGGGGCATCCCCGTGGCGGTGGGCGCGGCCCTGGCCTTCCAGATGCGCGGGGAGGAGCGGGTGGCGCTGGCCTTTTTCGGCGATGGGGCGGTGAACGAGGGCGCCTTCCACGAGGCCGCCAACCTGGCCGGGCTGTGGAAGCTGCCGGTGATCTTCTTCTGCGAGAACAATCTCTACGGCGAAGGCACGCCCCAGCATAAGCAGGCCCCCGTGCCCGATCTCTCCATCCGCGCCGCCAGCTACGGCTTCCCCGGCCTGATCGTCGATGGCAACGACGTGCTGGCGGTGTACGAGGCAACGAGCCAGGCGGCGGCGCGGGCGCGGGCGGGCGACGGCCCCACCTTTGTCGAGGGCAAGACCTACCGCCACCGCGGGCATTACGAGGGCGACCCCATGGTCTACCGCACCCGCGAGGAGCTGGAATTCTGGAAACAGCGCGACCCCCTCACCCGGCTCCGCTACCAGCTGCTGAGCGACGGACTGGCCGGCGAAACCGATCTCGACGCCATTGCCGCCGCCATCAAGCAGGAGATGGACGAGGCCGTGGCTTTTGCCATCGCCAGCCCCGCCCCTGCCCCCAACACCGCCCTGACCGGCGTCTATGGCGAAACGCACGGAGGCAGGGTGTTTTGA
- a CDS encoding GxxExxY protein — MTEILYRELSYEVVGAAMEVHRILGPGFLEAVYHAALAHEFQLRGIPFEQRKKLKVEYKGVIVGDYEADFLVDEKIVVEIKAISALTNRDEAQAHNYLTATHFHLAILLNFGTDSLQRQRIVK, encoded by the coding sequence ATGACAGAGATCCTTTACAGGGAATTATCGTATGAAGTTGTTGGCGCGGCCATGGAGGTGCATCGGATTTTGGGACCTGGTTTTCTCGAGGCCGTGTACCACGCGGCGTTGGCGCACGAGTTCCAACTACGCGGCATTCCCTTCGAGCAGCGCAAGAAGCTGAAGGTCGAGTACAAGGGCGTGATCGTTGGCGACTATGAAGCGGATTTCCTGGTCGATGAAAAAATCGTGGTCGAGATCAAGGCCATCTCGGCACTGACCAACAGAGACGAGGCGCAAGCACACAACTACCTTACGGCCACGCATTTCCATCTGGCAATCCTCCTCAACTTCGGGACCGATTCTCTCCAACGCCAACGCATCGTCAAGTAG
- a CDS encoding carbohydrate ABC transporter permease, with translation MAESSTSAKRWSFGPGLRVREAVLANGALILICLFALLPVATTLLISFKREEDVTRKPPVIFPCDTPTSSFDLSACRWSIEGYERVILAEPNAESLLGFIVKGRMLRIYLPNTVIYATATALLVVVLSTMSGYAFSRYRFRGRDALMIGILAITGVPLLTNLLALYQMGVSLRGLPIPVYNDRLFIVMVYTGFFLPLSVWIAKGFFDAIPRELEEAALIDGCTPLGGLTRIVLPLATPGMTAVFLLTFVNVWNEFIAGYLLISKNELKPAMFGMYDFLGQNIINAQLIAAACVLIALPMVVVFLFARQSFFRAMVEGAIKG, from the coding sequence ATGGCTGAATCTTCGACCTCGGCGAAACGGTGGTCGTTCGGCCCCGGGTTGCGGGTGCGCGAGGCCGTGCTGGCCAACGGCGCCCTGATCCTGATCTGCCTCTTCGCCCTGCTGCCGGTGGCCACCACCCTGCTGATCTCGTTCAAACGCGAGGAAGACGTGACCCGCAAGCCGCCGGTCATCTTCCCCTGCGACACCCCCACCTCGTCGTTTGACCTCAGCGCCTGCCGCTGGTCGATCGAAGGCTACGAACGCGTCATCCTGGCCGAACCAAACGCAGAATCGCTGCTGGGCTTCATCGTCAAGGGCCGGATGCTGCGCATCTACCTGCCCAACACGGTGATTTATGCGACGGCCACGGCCCTGCTGGTGGTGGTGCTGTCCACCATGTCCGGCTATGCCTTCTCGCGCTATCGCTTCCGTGGCCGCGACGCCCTCATGATCGGCATCCTGGCCATCACCGGCGTGCCGCTGCTGACCAACCTGCTGGCGCTTTATCAGATGGGCGTCTCGCTCCGTGGCCTGCCCATCCCCGTTTACAACGACCGCCTGTTCATCGTCATGGTCTACACCGGCTTCTTCCTGCCGCTCAGCGTCTGGATCGCCAAAGGCTTCTTCGACGCCATCCCGCGCGAGCTGGAGGAGGCGGCCCTGATCGACGGCTGCACCCCTCTGGGCGGGTTGACGCGCATCGTCCTGCCCCTGGCCACGCCCGGCATGACGGCGGTCTTCCTGCTCACCTTCGTCAACGTCTGGAACGAATTCATCGCCGGCTATCTGCTGATCAGCAAGAACGAACTCAAACCGGCCATGTTCGGGATGTATGACTTCCTCGGCCAGAACATCATCAACGCCCAACTCATCGCCGCCGCCTGCGTCCTGATTGCGCTGCCGATGGTCGTGGTCTTCCTGTTTGCGCGCCAGAGTTTCTTCCGGGCCATGGTCGAGGGCGCCATCAAGGGGTAG
- a CDS encoding sugar ABC transporter permease has protein sequence MPPPALTSTRPKPRRRFDLLPILLILPTVLILLAIQVYPAIYTVLLSFQERKPAGWEMVGLRNFERLVSSSAFRESIGHTIVFLVGYAGLTLFLGFVIALLLNRKSRLSGVYITLLFIPWILADIIVGVVFRLLVLPDYGLFSGILQNPALFPPNGLSVLTTDAARPWFGNFPFPPSPAMIYLILASAWRALPFVTLLLLAALQTVSNDVIESSRIDGANRWQTIRFITVPLILPTLVVALFSLTLSGMNGVGMIFSLTRGGPGTSTEVLSYLLYSIGWLRLDFGRAAALAMMIAVVNLLLISGTLRLTRVQERSA, from the coding sequence ATGCCACCACCAGCGCTGACCTCCACCCGGCCCAAACCCCGCCGGCGTTTCGATCTCCTGCCCATCCTACTCATCCTGCCGACCGTCCTCATCCTCCTCGCCATCCAGGTCTACCCCGCCATCTACACCGTCCTCCTCAGCTTTCAGGAGCGCAAGCCGGCCGGGTGGGAAATGGTCGGCCTGCGGAATTTCGAGCGGCTGGTGTCGTCGTCAGCGTTTCGCGAGAGCATCGGGCACACCATCGTCTTTCTGGTCGGTTACGCAGGGCTGACGCTTTTCCTGGGCTTTGTCATCGCCCTGCTGCTCAATCGCAAATCAAGACTGTCGGGCGTCTACATCACCCTGCTTTTCATCCCCTGGATCCTGGCCGACATCATCGTTGGCGTCGTCTTCCGGCTGTTGGTGCTGCCCGACTACGGGCTTTTTTCGGGCATTTTGCAGAATCCCGCCCTCTTCCCTCCCAACGGGCTGTCGGTCCTGACCACCGATGCCGCCCGACCGTGGTTCGGCAACTTCCCCTTCCCGCCCTCGCCAGCCATGATCTACCTCATCCTGGCCTCGGCCTGGCGGGCGCTGCCCTTCGTCACCCTCCTCTTGCTGGCGGCCTTGCAGACGGTCTCGAACGATGTCATCGAAAGCAGCCGCATCGACGGCGCCAACCGCTGGCAGACCATCCGCTTCATCACCGTCCCGCTGATCCTGCCCACCCTGGTCGTGGCCCTTTTCAGCCTCACCCTCAGCGGCATGAACGGCGTCGGCATGATCTTCAGCCTGACCCGAGGCGGGCCGGGGACCTCGACCGAAGTCCTCAGCTACCTCTTGTACTCGATCGGTTGGCTGCGACTCGACTTTGGCCGCGCCGCCGCCCTGGCGATGATGATCGCCGTCGTCAACCTCTTGCTGATATCGGGCACCTTGCGCCTCACTCGCGTCCAGGAAAGGAGCGCCTGA
- a CDS encoding alpha-ketoacid dehydrogenase subunit beta, whose product MPHISFSEAIREAMSEEMRRDPSVFLIGEDVGVFDGVFGVSAGMVREFGPERVRDTPISETAIVGGALGAALMGMRPIAEVMFADFVTCAMDQVVNQVAKARYMSGGKARVPLTIRIVNGAPGSAAAQHSQSPEAWFMNVPGLKIAIPATPYDAKGLLKTAIRGEDPVLFFEHKMLYAVKGEVPQDDYVVPFGQAAIRREGKDATVIAIGGVLPTVMTAAERLASKGIAVEVIDPRTLVPLDAETLVASVKKTGRAVIVHEAHRRAGPGAEIAALLAEEAIGYLDAPILRLAAKNIPFPYNPDLERSMLPSADDIVTTIENLVKYVL is encoded by the coding sequence ATGCCCCACATCTCATTCAGCGAAGCCATCCGCGAAGCCATGTCCGAAGAAATGCGGCGCGACCCGTCCGTGTTTCTGATCGGCGAAGACGTAGGCGTATTCGACGGCGTGTTCGGCGTCTCGGCCGGCATGGTGCGCGAATTCGGGCCGGAACGCGTGCGCGACACACCCATCTCCGAGACGGCCATCGTCGGCGGGGCATTGGGCGCGGCTTTGATGGGCATGCGCCCCATCGCCGAGGTCATGTTCGCCGATTTCGTCACCTGCGCCATGGATCAGGTGGTGAATCAGGTGGCCAAAGCCCGCTACATGAGCGGCGGCAAGGCCCGCGTGCCGCTGACCATCCGCATCGTCAACGGCGCGCCCGGCTCGGCCGCAGCCCAGCATTCGCAAAGCCCCGAAGCCTGGTTCATGAATGTGCCCGGCCTCAAGATCGCCATCCCGGCCACGCCCTACGACGCCAAGGGCCTACTCAAAACCGCCATCCGCGGGGAAGACCCGGTGCTTTTCTTCGAGCACAAGATGCTGTATGCGGTCAAAGGCGAAGTGCCACAAGACGACTATGTGGTGCCCTTCGGCCAGGCCGCCATCCGCCGGGAGGGGAAGGATGCCACGGTCATCGCCATCGGTGGGGTGCTGCCGACGGTGATGACGGCGGCCGAGCGATTGGCGTCCAAAGGAATCGCCGTCGAAGTCATCGACCCGCGCACCCTCGTCCCGCTCGATGCCGAGACCCTGGTGGCGTCGGTCAAGAAGACGGGCCGGGCGGTCATCGTCCACGAGGCGCACCGCCGGGCCGGGCCAGGGGCCGAGATCGCCGCGCTCCTGGCCGAGGAAGCGATCGGCTACCTGGACGCGCCCATCCTGCGCCTGGCGGCCAAAAACATCCCCTTCCCCTACAATCCCGACCTCGAACGCTCCATGCTGCCATCGGCTGATGACATTGTGACGACCATCGAAAACCTCGTCAAATACGTTCTTTAG
- a CDS encoding 5'-nucleotidase C-terminal domain-containing protein, which yields MTPEPGVLRLFPARPNPLGAGREGARAALFLLAGDAVSAPVQTILPVEGAVLPPALPPAQRAIRLKLLHFNDLHGHLCCLGSPSGFAARTPAPIFARIAPWIQTVRQRYEDDGRVAVLAVSAGDEIGGSIFDELLGEDAAGYQVHAGYRLYSQAGLDAGAPGNHDFDKGPALLGHAIRREAAFPLLAANVCLAPGADLPCAAAALFVLKGLRVGLIGLTTQAQLNLDAADPVCVADPVQTALHLIPAFRPLCDVLVILSHLGYSLDPNGALVHGAGDVELARQLPAGSVHLIVGGHSHHALNPKGLSAANIIAGIPIVQAGQMGQYVGEVDLAAEETAIVTHARLTAVIDLPADDEFERRHVQPLVELARPFWRRRLGRVADDDDLSTDAVRNRFTASESALANFITAALVSQSHRHGYPVDLAMIDASCVRCGLPVGDELLFGDLFDLLPFADTLCFFSMSGRQLHQLLHDNALRLARPDEPNTERGFLHFSAHLRYGIAPGPTRGQATVLAPTLGGLPLASRLDSDFLVAATSFVRGPAAAWEDHARRSLGLPLLDLPAWPRTRTHLYVRDLLVAEILAWGGVGPEGGARRDGRLQIAPFPSHCRSQG from the coding sequence GTGACGCCTGAACCCGGCGTCCTGCGCCTCTTCCCCGCCCGACCCAACCCCCTGGGGGCCGGGCGGGAGGGGGCGAGGGCCGCGCTTTTCCTGCTCGCTGGCGATGCCGTCTCGGCCCCCGTGCAAACCATCTTACCGGTGGAGGGCGCCGTCCTGCCCCCGGCCCTGCCCCCGGCGCAGCGCGCCATCCGCCTCAAGCTGCTCCACTTCAACGACCTCCACGGCCACCTGTGCTGTCTCGGCTCGCCCTCCGGGTTTGCGGCCCGCACCCCGGCCCCCATCTTCGCCCGCATCGCCCCCTGGATCCAGACCGTGCGCCAGCGATATGAAGACGATGGCCGCGTCGCCGTCCTGGCCGTCTCGGCCGGGGATGAGATCGGCGGCTCGATCTTCGACGAACTCCTGGGCGAGGATGCGGCCGGCTATCAGGTGCACGCCGGCTACCGTCTCTACTCGCAGGCAGGCCTCGACGCCGGCGCGCCCGGCAACCACGATTTCGACAAAGGCCCCGCCCTCCTCGGCCATGCCATCCGCCGCGAGGCCGCCTTCCCTCTCCTGGCCGCCAATGTCTGCCTGGCGCCGGGGGCCGATCTACCCTGCGCTGCCGCCGCCCTCTTCGTCCTCAAGGGGCTGCGCGTCGGGCTGATCGGCCTGACCACCCAGGCCCAACTCAATCTCGACGCCGCCGACCCTGTGTGCGTGGCCGATCCCGTCCAGACCGCCCTCCACCTGATCCCGGCCTTTCGCCCCCTCTGCGATGTGCTGGTCATCCTCAGCCACCTGGGCTACAGCCTGGACCCGAACGGCGCCCTGGTGCACGGGGCAGGCGACGTGGAACTGGCCAGGCAGTTGCCAGCCGGCAGCGTCCACCTCATCGTCGGCGGCCACAGCCACCACGCCCTGAACCCAAAGGGCCTGAGCGCCGCCAACATCATCGCCGGCATCCCCATCGTCCAGGCCGGGCAGATGGGGCAATACGTGGGCGAGGTCGATCTGGCCGCCGAGGAAACCGCCATCGTCACCCATGCCCGGCTGACCGCCGTCATCGACCTGCCCGCTGATGACGAGTTCGAACGGCGGCACGTCCAACCGCTGGTCGAACTGGCCCGGCCGTTTTGGCGCCGCCGCCTGGGCCGGGTCGCCGACGATGATGACCTCAGCACCGACGCCGTGCGCAATCGTTTCACCGCCTCGGAATCGGCGCTGGCCAATTTCATCACCGCCGCCCTGGTCAGTCAATCCCATCGACACGGCTACCCGGTCGATCTGGCCATGATCGACGCCTCGTGCGTGCGCTGTGGCCTGCCCGTGGGCGACGAACTGCTTTTTGGCGATCTGTTCGACCTCCTGCCCTTTGCCGATACGCTCTGCTTCTTCTCCATGTCCGGTCGCCAACTCCACCAGCTCCTGCACGATAACGCCTTGCGCCTGGCCCGGCCCGACGAGCCAAACACCGAGCGCGGCTTTCTGCATTTCAGCGCCCACCTGCGCTATGGCATCGCGCCCGGCCCCACTCGCGGCCAGGCAACCGTCCTCGCCCCCACGCTCGGCGGCCTCCCCCTCGCCAGCCGTCTCGACAGCGACTTCCTGGTTGCCGCCACCAGCTTTGTGCGCGGGCCGGCGGCCGCCTGGGAAGACCACGCCCGCCGCTCGCTCGGCCTGCCGCTGCTCGACCTGCCCGCCTGGCCGCGCACCCGCACCCACCTCTATGTCCGCGACCTGCTGGTGGCCGAAATCCTGGCCTGGGGCGGGGTGGGGCCAGAAGGTGGCGCCAGGCGAGACGGCCGGCTGCAGATCGCACCCTTCCCTTCCCATTGCAGGAGCCAGGGGTGA
- a CDS encoding ornithine carbamoyltransferase — MNTQLFQKDFISTQDWSVDDLNTMLDVALRLKGDFAAGIPHDQVLRAKTLYMLFFEESTRTRNSFETGVTQLGGHGIYLTPKATQIGHGENAKDTGMVLSSYGNAIAVRDCRTGIGQKYLYEMAEYAQVPIYSMQDDVDHPCQAMADLMTLVELFGRDLRRRKFVISWTYAPKYVRPLSVPQSLVMLMPRFGMDVTLAYPEGYHLMPDIMDIARQNADIAGVKLEETHDMDAAFEGADFLYPKSWGPIMVSEDEPTVEAMAAKNTGWRVTQERMNLAQKHAVYMHCMPIDRGHEADGEVIDGPQSVIYKQAENRLHVQKALMALTMGGRW, encoded by the coding sequence ATGAACACCCAACTCTTCCAAAAAGACTTCATCTCCACCCAAGACTGGTCGGTTGACGACCTGAACACCATGCTGGATGTGGCGCTGCGGCTGAAAGGCGACTTCGCCGCCGGCATCCCCCACGACCAGGTGCTGCGGGCCAAGACGCTGTACATGCTCTTCTTCGAGGAATCGACGCGCACCCGCAACTCCTTCGAGACCGGCGTCACCCAACTGGGCGGCCACGGCATCTATCTCACGCCCAAGGCCACGCAGATCGGCCACGGCGAGAACGCCAAAGACACCGGCATGGTGCTTAGCAGCTATGGCAACGCCATCGCCGTGCGCGACTGCCGCACCGGCATCGGCCAGAAGTATCTGTATGAGATGGCCGAATACGCGCAAGTCCCCATCTACTCGATGCAAGACGATGTCGATCATCCCTGCCAGGCCATGGCCGACCTGATGACGCTGGTCGAGTTGTTCGGGCGGGACTTGCGCCGGCGCAAGTTCGTCATCTCCTGGACCTATGCGCCCAAATATGTGCGCCCGCTGAGTGTGCCGCAATCGCTGGTCATGCTCATGCCCCGCTTCGGCATGGATGTCACCCTGGCCTATCCCGAGGGCTATCACCTGATGCCCGACATCATGGACATCGCCCGCCAGAACGCCGACATCGCCGGCGTGAAGCTGGAGGAAACGCACGACATGGACGCCGCCTTCGAGGGCGCCGACTTCCTCTATCCCAAGTCCTGGGGGCCGATCATGGTCAGCGAGGACGAGCCGACCGTGGAGGCGATGGCCGCCAAGAACACCGGCTGGCGGGTGACGCAGGAGCGGATGAATCTGGCCCAGAAGCACGCCGTTTACATGCACTGCATGCCCATCGACCGCGGCCACGAGGCCGACGGCGAAGTCATCGATGGCCCGCAATCGGTCATCTACAAGCAGGCCGAGAACCGCTTGCACGTGCAGAAGGCGCTGATGGCCCTGACCATGGGCGGACGGTGGTAG
- a CDS encoding SDR family oxidoreductase has translation MELQRFSHHVALITGAASGIGRACAIRFAQEGASVALLDFDAARNEEAAAECQSFGGEAIALKCNVAQPDDIQAAVQATMERWGRIDVLVAAAGIYSGAPLAAVPLQQWQRLIDINLTGVFLTNQAVAPILMQQRSGSIINISSMAGKTSWPASAEYSASKSGVIGLTRSVAMELAPYGATCNAVCPGNTLTDMVRNVAAIIGPKDGVTAAEWLQLRANDCPMKRMAEPWEIAGVVAFLASPDSRYLTGQAIEVDGGMIMS, from the coding sequence ATGGAACTACAACGTTTTTCCCATCACGTCGCCCTCATCACCGGCGCGGCCAGCGGCATTGGCCGCGCCTGCGCTATCCGTTTCGCCCAGGAAGGGGCTAGTGTCGCCCTCCTGGATTTCGATGCCGCCCGCAATGAAGAGGCCGCCGCCGAATGCCAGAGTTTCGGCGGCGAAGCCATCGCCTTGAAGTGCAATGTCGCTCAACCAGACGACATACAGGCCGCAGTGCAGGCGACGATGGAGCGCTGGGGCCGCATCGATGTGCTGGTGGCGGCCGCAGGCATCTACTCTGGGGCGCCGCTGGCCGCGGTGCCGCTGCAGCAGTGGCAGCGGCTGATCGACATCAACCTCACCGGCGTCTTCCTGACCAATCAGGCTGTGGCGCCGATCCTCATGCAGCAGCGGTCGGGCAGCATCATCAACATCTCCTCGATGGCGGGGAAGACCAGCTGGCCGGCCTCAGCCGAATATTCGGCCTCGAAGAGCGGCGTCATCGGCCTCACCCGCTCGGTGGCGATGGAACTGGCCCCCTACGGCGCCACCTGCAACGCCGTCTGCCCTGGCAACACCCTTACCGACATGGTGCGCAATGTGGCCGCCATCATCGGCCCCAAGGATGGCGTGACCGCCGCGGAGTGGCTGCAACTGCGCGCCAACGACTGCCCAATGAAGCGCATGGCCGAGCCGTGGGAAATCGCTGGCGTCGTCGCCTTCCTCGCCTCGCCCGATTCCCGCTATCTCACCGGCCAGGCGATTGAGGTGGATGGGGGGATGATCATGTCGTAG
- a CDS encoding ABC transporter substrate-binding protein — MKRGLLFLIVLAFLLSACAPATPAPATPVPPTPAPATPAPPTPTPVPPTPVPPTPTPVPPTPTPSTITITDALGREVTLETLPQRVVVAGRGTYMVTGALFTFPQASERVAAYEGGRFNDPTAFLPFVDPGFGQKIALERNAGPEQIAPVKPDAIVLKTTAVDELGASLEALGIPIIYVEMESVEQYFDDIRTVGQLFGAPERAQTIIDFFQARLDRVSAALQGVDEAAKPRVLLIQYSEEGGEVAFEVPAANWLQTRQVELAGGNPVWAEAAPGGGWNTVNFEQIAQWNPDKIFVITYQSDPLEAIAKFKENPEWQALAATQNNEIYGFPSDIFGWDSPDPRWILGVTWLGQKIYPDRFADVDMMAEIEAFFTEIYGMDAASIEQNIAPALKGDL, encoded by the coding sequence ATGAAACGAGGTTTGTTGTTCTTGATTGTGTTGGCTTTCCTGCTCAGCGCCTGCGCGCCCGCAACCCCGGCGCCCGCAACCCCCGTCCCGCCGACCCCCGCCCCCGCGACCCCGGCGCCCCCCACGCCAACCCCCGTCCCGCCAACCCCCGTCCCCCCCACGCCGACGCCCGTCCCTCCCACGCCGACGCCCTCGACCATCACCATCACCGATGCCCTGGGGCGAGAAGTGACGCTGGAAACCCTGCCGCAGCGGGTTGTGGTGGCTGGACGTGGCACCTACATGGTGACAGGGGCGCTGTTCACCTTCCCGCAAGCCAGCGAGCGCGTCGCCGCCTATGAAGGCGGGCGATTCAATGACCCCACGGCCTTTCTCCCCTTCGTCGATCCTGGCTTCGGGCAGAAGATCGCCCTCGAACGCAATGCCGGGCCGGAACAGATCGCGCCGGTGAAACCCGATGCCATCGTCCTCAAAACCACAGCCGTCGATGAACTGGGCGCCTCTCTGGAGGCATTGGGCATCCCCATCATCTACGTGGAGATGGAGTCGGTCGAACAATACTTCGATGACATCCGCACCGTGGGCCAGCTCTTCGGCGCCCCCGAACGGGCGCAAACCATCATCGATTTCTTCCAGGCGCGGCTCGACCGTGTGAGCGCGGCCCTACAAGGCGTGGACGAGGCGGCGAAACCGCGGGTGCTGCTGATCCAATACAGCGAAGAAGGGGGCGAGGTGGCGTTCGAGGTGCCGGCGGCGAATTGGCTGCAAACGCGACAGGTGGAATTGGCGGGAGGGAATCCGGTCTGGGCAGAAGCTGCGCCAGGCGGAGGATGGAACACCGTCAACTTCGAGCAGATCGCACAGTGGAATCCCGACAAAATCTTCGTGATCACCTATCAAAGCGATCCCCTGGAGGCCATCGCCAAATTCAAGGAGAATCCCGAATGGCAGGCCCTGGCTGCCACCCAGAACAATGAGATCTACGGCTTCCCGTCCGATATTTTTGGCTGGGATTCACCCGATCCCCGCTGGATTCTGGGCGTCACCTGGCTCGGCCAGAAAATCTATCCCGATCGCTTTGCGGACGTGGATATGATGGCGGAGATCGAGGCTTTCTTCACCGAGATCTACGGCATGGACGCCGCAAGCATCGAACAGAACATCGCGCCGGCGTTGAAGGGAGACCTCTAG